The sequence CGTGCAGGCAGCTCAGCAGCGCGTTCTTGTCGGTGAAGCGGGCGTACATCGCGCCCACAGAACTCTTGGCACGGCGTACCACTTCGGCCACGGTCGCACTCTCAAACCCCTTTTCGGCAAAGACCTCTTCGGCGGCGTCCAACAGACGCTCGAGCGTCTCTTGGCTACGCGTCTGCCGCGGCGGCCTAACCCATTCGACTTTTGCGAGGAGGCGATTCACGGCGAACCCAAGTCAGCGAGGGACCAGAGAAAAGTGGAACCGGAATTCTCGTTCTGATTTTCACGTCGCAATCAATCCGGCCCGAGAGAACCCTCGAACCGGAATCAGAATTCTCATTCTATAAATATCGGAG is a genomic window of Pirellulales bacterium containing:
- a CDS encoding helix-turn-helix domain-containing protein, giving the protein MNRLLAKVEWVRPPRQTRSQETLERLLDAAEEVFAEKGFESATVAEVVRRAKSSVGAMYARFTDKNALLSCLH